In a genomic window of Mustela nigripes isolate SB6536 chromosome 8, MUSNIG.SB6536, whole genome shotgun sequence:
- the C8H22orf39 gene encoding UPF0545 protein C22orf39 homolog isoform X1: MADGGGWRPPRPCEVYRAEWKLCRSARHFLHHYYVHGERPACEQWRRDLASCREWEERRSAEAQRSLCESERARVQATRKHTLVWALRQSPPADWHLPLPQEEKDQ, from the exons ATGGCGGACGGTGGAGGCTGGCGG CCGCCGCGCCCCTGCGAAGTCTACCGCGCGGAGTGGAAGCTCTGCCGCAGCGCCAGACACTTCCTGCACCACTACTACGTCCACGGCGAACGGCCGGCCTGCGAGCAGTGGCGGCGCGACCTGGCCAGCTGCCGGGAGTGGGAGGAGCGCCGGAGCGCGGAGGCCCAG CGGTCCCTCTGTGAGAGCGAACGTGCAAGAGTCCAGGCTACACGGAAGCACACCCTGGTGTGGGCCTTGAGGCAGAGCCCTCCTGCAGACTGGCACCTCCCTCTACCACAGGAGGAGAAAGACCAGTGA
- the C8H22orf39 gene encoding UPF0545 protein C22orf39 homolog isoform X2: MADGGGWRPPRPCEVYRAEWKLCRSARHFLHHYYVHGERPACEQWRRDLASCREWEERRSAEAQLFRKGPEEKGVTGATSWK; this comes from the exons ATGGCGGACGGTGGAGGCTGGCGG CCGCCGCGCCCCTGCGAAGTCTACCGCGCGGAGTGGAAGCTCTGCCGCAGCGCCAGACACTTCCTGCACCACTACTACGTCCACGGCGAACGGCCGGCCTGCGAGCAGTGGCGGCGCGACCTGGCCAGCTGCCGGGAGTGGGAGGAGCGCCGGAGCGCGGAGGCCCAG CTTTTTCGGAAGGGGcctgaggagaagggagttacaGGGGCGACGAGCTGGAAGTGA
- the UFD1 gene encoding ubiquitin recognition factor in ER-associated degradation protein 1 — protein MFSFNMFDHPIPRVFQNRFSTQYRCFSVSMLAGPNDRSDVEKGGKIIMPPSALDQLSRLNITYPMLFKLTNKNSDRMTHCGVLEFVADEGICYLPHWMMQNLLLEEGGLVQVESVNLQVATYSKFQPQSPDFLDITNPKAVLENALRNFACLTTGDVIAINYNEKIYELRVMETKPDKAVSIIECDMNVDFDAPLGYKEPERQVQHEESTEGEADHSGYAGELGFRAFSGSGNRLDGKKKGVEPSPSPVKPGDIKRGIPNYEFKLGKITFIRNSRPLVKKVEEDEAGGRFVAFSGEGQSLRKKGRKP, from the exons ATG TTCTCCTTCAACATGTTTGACCACCCGATTCCCCGGGTCTTCCAGAACCGCTTCTCCACACAGTACCGCTGCTTCTCCGTGTCCATGCTTGCAGGGCCTAATGACAGgtcagatgtggagaaaggagggaaga TAATTATGCCGCCCTCAGCTCTCGATCAACTCA gCCGACTCAACATTACCTACCCCATGCTGTTCAAACTGACCAACAAGAACTCCGACCGCATGACGCACTGCGGTGTGCTGGAGTTCGTGGCCGACGAGGGCATCTGCTACCTCCCGCACTGG atGATGCAGAATTTGCTGTTGGAAGAAGGGGGCTTGGTTCAGGTGGAGAGTGTCAACCTTCAAGTGGCCACGTACTCCAAATTCCAGCCTCAGAGCCCTGACTTCCTGGACATCACCAACCCCAAAGCAGT ATTAGAGAACGCCTTGAGAAACTTTGCCTGTCTGACCACGGGGGACGTAATTGCCATCAACTACAATGAGAAG ATCTATGAGCTGCGGGTGATGGAGACGAAGCCTGACAAGGCCGTGTCTATCATTGAGTGTGATATGAAC GTGGACTTCGATGCCCCACTGGGCTATAAGGAGCCAGAAAGACAAGTCCAGCATGAGGAGTCTACT GAGGGCGAAGCTGACCACAGCGGCTATGCCGGAGAGCTGGGCTTCCGT GCCTTCTCTGGCTCCGGGAATAGACTGGATGGGAAGAAGAAAGGTGTAgaacccagcccctccccagtcAAGCCTGGAGACATCAAAAG AGGAATTCCCAATTATGAATTTAAACTGGGTAAGATCACTTTCATCAGAAATTCACGTCCACTGGTCAAAAAGGTTGAAGAG GATGAAGCTGGAGGCAGATTCGTCGCTTTCTCTGGAGAAGGACAGTCGTTGcgtaaaaagggaagaaagccaTAA